The window TCGGAAGCAGTGGTGGCAAGGCAAAGGGCATCCGATTTTACAAAAACAGCGGCAGCTCGGGGACTTTCTGAAACGCAAAAAATGCGAGTGAGAGGGGAAGGGGATTTATATGATTTTGAATCCTTACGTTGGTTAGAGTCTGTTCCTTTGAATCAAGAAAGTCCATTCTCCAAAGAAGAAAAAAATTCGCCCAGTGTTTCTGTAACAGAAAAGCAATCACCAATGTTTTGGATGAGCCCAGGATTACCAGTGTTAGCTGAGACGAAAGCAGAAGTGAAAATGGGTCGTTCTCTTGCGGCAAGGTTATTAAAAAAATACAATTTGGTCCGGGATTTAGAATTCACCCGTTATTTAAACTCCATCGCGTTTCGGTTGGGTTCCGCTTCTTCTAGGAAAGATTTGGAATTTCGCGTGGGCGTCATTGAATCCAATGAAATCAATGCCTTCTCTTGCCCGGGTGGGTATTTGTTTTTGACCACAGGCACATTAAAAAAGATCCAAACGGAAGCAGAACTTGCGGGTATCATTGCCCATGAAATGGGTCACGTAATTTTATTCCATAATGGAGAATTTAAAGAATCGAATGTATTTGTGGACATCCTTTCTGGACTTCTCTCTCCTCCTGGAAGCGAAGTAGTCAACACTGCGATGGCAACTGCCATCACCGAGATGGAAAAACAATTTTTTGAAACAGGGCGAGATGCAAAATTAGAATTAGAAGCAGATGAAGCGGCAGTGGGACTTGTCTCACAAGTTGGGTATTCTCCTTTAGGATTATCCAGTTATTTGAATACAATGTCCAAATTAGATGGAACAGAAACTTTAAAAAAAACGCATCCTGAAACTAATCTTCGCATCGCAAAACTAGTGTTTATTGAATCTTCTGTACCAACGGAGGGAACTCCTTTTGTTGTGGATCGTTGGAGCGAATATAAAAATAAAATCGGCAAATGAAACAAAATAAAATTCTAATTCCAATCTTTCTAATGGTCGTGATCCCCACGCTGATCACAACTTTCCTTTCTTTTTTTCGATTTTCAACTACCTTAGATCGTAAACTATCGGATGTTTTTTTTCATCTACTACCCACTCACCATTTTTTTTCAAAAGACATCGTCATCATCGACATCGATGAACAAAGTATCGCAAAATATGCCGACCATCCAGAGCTTGGACAATGGCCTTGGAAACGTCATATTTATCCAACACTCATTGGTTATACCAAACTTCTCACACCACCAAAGATCACTATCATCGACATCATGTTTACAGAACGTTCCGATTATGATGATGCAATTGTTTCAGCAAATGAAAGTTTGGGGGGAATTTCTCATGCAGCAAATTTTCGGAATGGAGGGATCGTCATCCCAAGAAAAGGAATGCAATCCATCAGCGAAAAATTCAGTGTCAAACTAGAGACAAGTATCCCTTTTCCGAACTATGAGAATGTTGCCTTTCCTATCGGCCAAATTGGAGAAACAGCTCCCATGATCCATGTGGTCAACGTGATAGCCGATGGAGATGGAATCCTTCGAAGATTTTCTCCTTTTGTGAGATGGAATGGTTTATACTTTCCTACTCTTGCCATGCAAGCCTTTGCACTTGGAGAAAGATACGATACCTTAACCCAAGAATCGGATTTTTATCTGATCAAAGATGATCTTCGTCGGCATGTGCCTGTGGGTAAGGACGGACTTGTTCGGGCCTACTTTTATACAGAAGAAGAATTGCGTAATATTCCTCGTTATTCGGCAGCAGGGATCATTGATTCATTGGAGAAATTGAATACAGGCGAAGTGGAAGATCCGAATTCCTTACTTGTTCCTCCCCAATTATTTGAAGATAAAATTGTTCTCATTGGGACATCTGCGGCTTCCACTCATGATGATGTTGTCACCCCTCATGGTTTGTTTCCTGGAGTGATCGCTCAGGCAGTATTTGCTTCTAATCTAAGGGAGGGTCATCTATTAAAGGAATTACCAGAATCGTATGGGATTATTTTTACCATTCTGGTTCTACTGATTGGTGTCCTTGTTCTTTTCATCAACCAATGGCATCTTTTGAAAAACCTATATCCAATCGTTGCGATTTCATTATTCGTTGGTTCCTTTTATTTTCTGTACCGAATGGATTTAGTTTTGTCTACCTATTCCTTTGTGTTAGGTTTCCCCATTTCTTATCTATTAGGTTTTGCCTATTTGACATACACGGAAGGAAGGGAAAAAAGAAAATTCAATCACATCTTACGGAACTTAGTCGATCCTGAAGTTGTCAGTGTGGCTCTAGAAAATATGGAGTCCCTAAAACAAGGTGGGGAATGGGAAATCACAGCCTTTTTTTCAGACGTTGCTGGTTTTTCCTCCATCAGCGAAGAGTTAAGTGCGACAGACCTTGCCAAATTACTGAATGAATACTTATCTGCAATGACAAAGGTTTTAAAAACCAATGCAGGTACTTTGGATAAATACATTGGTGATGCCATTGTGGGAATATTCAGTGCCCCCATCCAAAACAAAGAACATCCAAAACTTGCTTGCAAAACAGCATTGGAAATGGTGACCGAGCTTGAACATTTAAGAGTGGAATGGAACCGCCGTGGTGATTACACTCCACTTGCCCGTGCGATGGTGTTTCGCATTGGACTCAATTGTGGACAAGCCAAGGTTGGATTTATGGGAACGGATAGTTTGGCATCCTACACCATGATGGGTGATACCGTCAATTTAGCCGCCAGGTTAGAAGCCGCAGCCAAAGATTATGGAGTTTCGATTTTGGTTTCAGAAAGCATTCAGTCCTCATGCAAAGAAGAATTCCATTTTCGTTTCTTAGATTGGATTCGCGTCAAAGGGAAAGAAGCGCCAGTAAAGATCTATAGTTTAGAATCATTTCAAAAAGATGTTTCGTCACAAATGTTAAAAGCAGAAAAGGAATATGAATCTGGATTTTCTCTTTATTTGAAACGAAATTGGGAAGGAGCGATCGAACACTTTAAGAATGTTTCTAAAATTTTAGAGAAAGAAGATGTGAGTAGCCATTTACTCATCAAACGTTGCCAAATGCTTTTCCAAAACCCGCCACCTGTCGACTGGGATGGTGTTTATACTCGCACTTCAAAATAATACTATACTAGAATTTCCTTTTTCTAGATTGTCCAGAACAAGGAAAAAGCGGAATGAACGAAGCCAAAATCAAATCATTGTGTTGGCGGTTGACTCTCGGACTTGAGTTATTGACAGCGGTATTAGCTGTCCCAACCGCTGTGTTATTCATCATCATAGCAGGAGTGTATTCATTTGATAAATCTCTCCTTGTCATCCTTGGTGCGACCATTGCCCTTGTGACGTCTTACATCTTACCCGCAATTCGATTCATTCGATTCAAAACATTACTCTCCAAAACAATCCCTGAAAGTTTTCAAAAACTATCACTTGAAGAAAAACAAAAAATCAAACTGAGGTTATTGGAATTTCCGAAATCAAACTTAGGATACTTTTTAATCCAATGGACGTTCGGAATTCCATTTGCCGCCTTTGTTACATTTCGGTTTTTTACACCCACCATTGTGGAAGCGCTACCCTATGCCATCCTTCCTTTACTCATATATCCAGTGTTAGGTGTGTCTCATTTTTTTCTCACTGAACTTATGGTTTCTGAGGTTCTCATCACTCCTGCATTAAAGGACTTAACCTTAAAAGAAGAAACA of the Leptospira biflexa serovar Patoc strain 'Patoc 1 (Paris)' genome contains:
- a CDS encoding M48 family metalloprotease, with amino-acid sequence MRLKTFTYLLLFLGISLLAKGNVYVQSNKAKLLTQPKLNAEGSGLKIGEVLTPITEQGLFVQVRVEEKTGWVSKLFVSPLPPGNQMKLGITSNSSEAVVARQRASDFTKTAAARGLSETQKMRVRGEGDLYDFESLRWLESVPLNQESPFSKEEKNSPSVSVTEKQSPMFWMSPGLPVLAETKAEVKMGRSLAARLLKKYNLVRDLEFTRYLNSIAFRLGSASSRKDLEFRVGVIESNEINAFSCPGGYLFLTTGTLKKIQTEAELAGIIAHEMGHVILFHNGEFKESNVFVDILSGLLSPPGSEVVNTAMATAITEMEKQFFETGRDAKLELEADEAAVGLVSQVGYSPLGLSSYLNTMSKLDGTETLKKTHPETNLRIAKLVFIESSVPTEGTPFVVDRWSEYKNKIGK
- a CDS encoding adenylate/guanylate cyclase domain-containing protein; its protein translation is MKQNKILIPIFLMVVIPTLITTFLSFFRFSTTLDRKLSDVFFHLLPTHHFFSKDIVIIDIDEQSIAKYADHPELGQWPWKRHIYPTLIGYTKLLTPPKITIIDIMFTERSDYDDAIVSANESLGGISHAANFRNGGIVIPRKGMQSISEKFSVKLETSIPFPNYENVAFPIGQIGETAPMIHVVNVIADGDGILRRFSPFVRWNGLYFPTLAMQAFALGERYDTLTQESDFYLIKDDLRRHVPVGKDGLVRAYFYTEEELRNIPRYSAAGIIDSLEKLNTGEVEDPNSLLVPPQLFEDKIVLIGTSAASTHDDVVTPHGLFPGVIAQAVFASNLREGHLLKELPESYGIIFTILVLLIGVLVLFINQWHLLKNLYPIVAISLFVGSFYFLYRMDLVLSTYSFVLGFPISYLLGFAYLTYTEGREKRKFNHILRNLVDPEVVSVALENMESLKQGGEWEITAFFSDVAGFSSISEELSATDLAKLLNEYLSAMTKVLKTNAGTLDKYIGDAIVGIFSAPIQNKEHPKLACKTALEMVTELEHLRVEWNRRGDYTPLARAMVFRIGLNCGQAKVGFMGTDSLASYTMMGDTVNLAARLEAAAKDYGVSILVSESIQSSCKEEFHFRFLDWIRVKGKEAPVKIYSLESFQKDVSSQMLKAEKEYESGFSLYLKRNWEGAIEHFKNVSKILEKEDVSSHLLIKRCQMLFQNPPPVDWDGVYTRTSK